The stretch of DNA TTACATTGCCATGGAATATGTCGATGGCCCAGATGTCTTTGATCTGATTCAAAAGCGCGGACGAATTGCTCCCCGCAGGTCATTGGATATCATCCGCCAGACCACACTGGCTCTGCAGCATGCTTACGAGAAGAACATTGTTCATCGAGATATCAAACCATCGAACCTGATGATCCGGCGGGATGGTGTTGTCAAAATCACCGATCTGGGTCTGGCCCGTTCGATTGATGAGACACTTGAAACAAATATCACGCGTGCCGGTACCACTGTCGGCACAGTCGATTACATGTCTCCCGAGCAAGCCCGCAATAGCAAGCTGGCCGATATCCGCAGTGATATCTATTCACTGGGGTGCACCTGGTATCACATGCTCACAGGGACAGCTCCTTATGCGGAAGGTGCTGTCACCAACAAATTGCATGCACATGCGGTCAAACCCATTCCCGATCCACGCGATATCAATCCCGAAGTCCCTGAAGGATTTGTCGCTGTTCTGCAGCGGATGATGGCGAAGAAGCCAGCTGATCGATATCAGACACCTGCTGAACTTCTCAAAGATCTCGATGCACCCTCGCTGAAACGAGTCAGTGCGGCGGATGAGATTGCCCGCGAAGTGGCGCGAGAACTGGAATCCGATGAAGCTCTGACGTCTGCCAGGGAAAACGTTTCCAGTTCTGGTCGACAAAAACTCGCCACTTCGGGAGGACACCAATCGTCGTCTGGCGGGAACTCGCGACCTGTTGAACATAGAGAATCCCGACCTGCTGAAAGTCGCGAAGAAGGTCATAAGCCCTCCACTTTGCCACCCCGGCGCGCACCGGCTGAGGGCGATCCTTCAGCCCCGATTTCTTTTGACTTCCGTAAGCTCGTCATCCCACTGGTGGCGATTGCAGGTGTGGGAGCACTCATCTGGTTCGGAAAGACATTGGCCGATTTTGGCAATGTCTTTGGACTTGGCAGCACACCCGTACCGGCACCTGTGCAGGGTTCCTTCTTTCAAAACAATGGATCTGAGACGGCAGTCACCACTCCCACTCAGGCGACACCTGCCGAAGCGGCAGCCGGAGCAGACCAGTCCGCGACAGGTACGAATCCATCTCCAGGCCAGAATTCCGCTCAAGCTCAACAGGCCGGAGCGAGCAACAACATGTCTCCGACAACCACGGCTCCGCCGATTGTGGCTGAACAAGCAAAGCTCCCGGAAGTTCCCAAACCCTCGCTGACAGAACTTCCCCGCTGGACACTCGAACCTTTTTCTCAAACCGGTTTGCCAGTGATTACTGTCTCCACCTCGGCATCCGGCCCGGGGACAGCCAAAACCATCACGGAAGCGATCAAACGAATTACTCCTGCAGGCGCGATCCTGAAGCTCTCCTCAAAAGAGCGTCACGACCTCCCCACAGGCTTATCCATTCGTACCGAACGGCTGTTGATTACGGGTGATCAAGGCTTTGCCACAATTCATCTGCTCCCCGAAGCCGATGGATCATCCGAGACTACAGTAAAGAAAAGCACCGCTGGAGAAGCTGCTGCAGGAAATGGCGCAAAGCCACTCGTCCCGGGATTGACCATTATTTCTAAGCAGGTGCAGTTGGAGAAATTGCACTGGCTGGCGGAAGCTGATGTCTCGACGCGCCTGAATGCACTGGTTCGTGTCGAATCCCCCCGGCTGACAATCCGTGAATCCTCGATGACAGCCCTCCTCGGATCCAATGCCAATCAAGAGCGTGCGCCGGAGAGTCTGCTCACTGCAGTTGACTGGCAGAACACAGCGAACGGTGCCACGTTCGACCGTGGCGGGCAGTTGCTGATCGATACGTTGTTCACTCGTGGTGCACAACTGGGGGCAGTCTCGATTTCTGGCGGTGCCAGTCAGGGCGTGCTCAGGCAATCTTTGTTTTTAGGTGGAGACGTTCCTCTGGTGCGTCTGAATTCTGCTGGTTCGAACGGCAGCCCAAATGTCGGCACCAATGGGTCCGAAGTTCGCCGGGCATTGCTTCTCCAGCACGTCACCGCCTTGACGAGTGATTCGATCGTTGAGATTACGCCACCTGCCGAAGGTCAACCTGTTGATGGTTTGTGGCTGGGTCTGTCGGAGAGCGTGTTTGCTGCGATGTCGACAGGTAAGAAGACTTCCTCGCTGATTCGAGCGGCTGGTTGGCCGCAGAATCCGAATCGTCAGGCCGATGAATCGCGCCTTGTCGATTTTTCGATTGCCAGCGAACGCAATCTGTGTTGTGGATTATCGAGATTATACGACTCGGGTGAAAGCACAGGGCTGCAGGTGACAGACCCTCTGACCTGGAGAAGGTTCTTTGCCACCGATTTTGATGGGCAAGCTCGACCAGCGTTATGGCCCGGGAATTCACTCCCTGTGAATCCTGCTGAAATCGAAAAATGGTCGCCAGCTCTGGTCGATACATCGGCGATCCCAGACGCTCCGCTCTCGAAAAACTCAGCCATACTGGGCTGTGATGTCACTCTACTTTTGACCCCGGCATTGACCGATCAGAGTTGGTCAAAAGTTTCGACACCACTGCTCAAACTCAGGCAGCAACTGGACACCGCAAACCCTAAAGAGACGACTGCACTCGATCTTGCCACTTACGGAAACGATCTGGGCCAGCTCCTTTCGCGGTCGGATATACCTCAGAACGGGCATCTGGAAATCACCGGGTTTGGCATACGGACGATGACCCCTGTCATTCTCAAGAATCGACGGCTGATCCTCACGTTTAACTCTCCGCCGGATAAGGCCCCGCTGGTCATCCAGCCCAAACCTGCCGGGGATAAGAAAGGCCTCTTTGAAGTCGAAGGAGGCTCGCTGGAAATTCGTCATGCGGTTCTGAGAGGAGTTGGCGGTGGAAAACCAGCGCCCGAGAACTTCTTCGTCAGTCGAGGTGGCACCATCATCTGCCGCCATGTGAAAATCGAAGGCGGGATGACCGAAGACTGGCAACCGAAAGATATCTTCCATTTGACCGGCAGTGGCAAAGGCGAACTCAATCTGGGTTTTGTCGAATCCGTGGCTCAATCGCCCGGTCGATTCGCAACTTTGCAAGGTGTGCAATCTTCAGCCCTGCTGCTGCAAGCCGGCATTGTGAGTGGTGTGGCCAATTTTCATGTGGAGCCGGGACTCTCCAATGGTACAGACTGGCATCAGATCGATCTCAGGCATGCGACGTTATTGGCAGGAGAAGGTGTCTTCCGCCTGTTTGGCACCGCAGAGGATTTTCGCTATCCACCGGTGATCGCACCGGATGATCAGCGGAAGTCAAAGCCCCAGGGCAGTGTTCGCATCGTGACGGATACAAGTATCCTGGGGAAACTCAGTGGTTTTGGTCGCTCAGGTCAGCCAGCGGCACTGATCGAAGTCCCCGAACTGGCTGATCTCACCCGCTGGGCCGAATGGCATAGTCGTGAAACAGCGATCGGGCCACTCCCTGATCTGCTGATTCGCTCAGCCAGACGGCAGATTCCTCTGGAATCGACTGCGTGGCAGAATGCCTGGACGAACCCCTCGAACACCAATCTGATCATGTCACCCGGGTTTGTGGCCTTTGCAAAGACCTTGCCGGGCCAGCCACGCGAGTGGAAAGAGTTGGTCACCAATCAGTTTCAGCTTTCAGCAGCCGCCCAAGCCTCCAAAGCGGGGGAAGGAGGACTCCCCCTGGGTGTCACGATGGAAGCACTGGAGGAAATTGGGCCGCTCAAGAAAGGGAAACCTGCCTCTTCAAATACAGAGAAGTCGAACACCAAAACCAATCCTGGTTTTTAGAGTCGATCGCCTGACTCATCCTCGAACAAAAACTTCCCTGAAGAGATAGAGGATGATGAGAATGAAATTCAGATTAGGTTTGTTTTTGATTTACCGCTAAACTTTAACCAGAATTCAGAAGTGCACATGATTTATCAACCGGCGTCGATCGTTCGATGCTCTTCAAAAATTCAACAATCACCAGTTCATCTTCACTGCGGAGAATCTTCTATGAATAGCTCACCCATTGCGGATCATCCCCTTTTCCCTTCGGCTCTGGCACAACGCGGCCCGTCCCGAAGTCGCAGTGGATTCACTCTCATTGAACTGCTGGTGGTGATCGCCATTATTGCCCTGCTGATTGCCTTGTTATTGCCTGCTGTTCAACAGGCCCGCGAAGCCGCTCGACGCACTCAATGCCTGAGTGCTCTGCATAACCTGATTCTGGCCTTCGAGAACTACGAAAGTGCCCATCGCTCCTATCCTTCCGGATGGCTCGATTCCGGCAATGTGTGTACCGAAGCACTTTCCTTCCCTGAACCTGCTCAAATTCCACTGGCAGGCAATCAGGTGCTCACTTTGACCAACTGGACCATGCCCGATTTCTGGGCCTGGAATGCTCTGGTACTGGCGCAGCTCGACCAATCGACCATCAACATCAACTTTGGCATCCCCAGGCTCGATTCCAACAACAGTTGCACGCCAGTCGCCCAGAATCTGCAGGCCGCACAGACCAAGATCGACATCTTTATCTGCCCCAGTGCGACATTGCCCAATGCCCGCCCGAACAACTACGGTTATTCCACCTACCGTGGTGCTGCCGGTACTTCGGATTCCAATGGCCCCCGCTACAATGGCATGCTCTATCGCAACAGTGCCGTCGGCAAGCGCGACGTGACGGATGGCCTGGGCCAGACGATTGTCGTGGGGGATTCGCTCTTTGGCTTCTGGTCGGATGGTTACAGCTGCTGTGTTTCTTACCCGGATGGTCAGCAGCAATTGTTTGATTTCCATGCCGCCAATGGAACCATCAACCTGTTCTCCTTCGGCAGCAACCATGGCCAGATTGCGAACTTTGCGATGGCTGATGGTTCTGGAAAGTCGATCTCGAAAGCGATCGACAGCACGATCTTCCGCGCCTTGCAGACACGCAATGGCCGCGAGAATGTTGGCGACAACTTCTAATAGCTCGCCATCGACATGTTTTCATCGCTGGCTGAGAAAATCCTGGCGGCTACCACATGAGGGAGCCGCCAGATTTTTTTGACCAGGTCACTCTTATTCAAAGAAAGCTCTTTCGAAATGCCTGCACCTCTTTCACGTCGGGAATGGATCGCGACCACTGCAGCCGCTGCCATGACTGCCGGAACGGCACTCACTTCGCAGACAGTTCTTGCTGAAGGAGTCAATTGGCAAGCCGAGGATGCCCCACCAAAAATCACTCGCCGGCAACCCATTGGCGTTTCGACCTATTCCTTCTGGCAGTTCAAACCGGATCAGAAACTTTCAATTGAAGATTGCATTCAGAAATCTTCCGCCTACGGCTTCGATGGTGTCGAGATTCTGCACCGGCAGATGACGGACGAAACACCCGCTGGTCTGCGCTCCATCAAGCAAGTGGCACTTCGAGAAGGGATGCCGCTGGTTGGACTTTCGACCCATCAGACGTTTGTCTCTCCCAAGCCTGAAGTGCGTACAAAGAACATCGAACACACGATTCATTGCCTCGAACTGGCACACGATCTGGGCATTCCCACCATTCGCGTCAACACCGGCACCTGGGGAACACGCAAGAACTTCGACGACCTGATGGCCCACAAAGGAATCGAGGAAGTTCTTGAGGGCTATACCGTTGACCAAGGATTTGAGTGGGTGATCGACGCGTTTGGTGAATGTGCCCGGGCTGCGGAAAAGCTGGGTGTGGTGATGGGGCTGGAAAATCACTGGGGGCTGGGCCGCACTGCGGATGGAGTGCTGCGGGTGATTGATGCGGTCAAATCTCCGTGGCTGGAGGCGACGGTCGATACGGGCAACTTTCTGGAAGAGCAGTACACGCAATTCGAAAAACTGTTGCCGCACGCCGTGCTGATACAGGCCAAGACTTATTACGGCGGCGGGAACTGGTACACACTGGACCTCGATTACGGCCGCTACGCTCAGTTGATCAAAGCTTCGGGATATCGCGGATTTGTCTCGCTGGAATTCGAGGGCAAAGCGAATGCTTCCGTGGCCATTCCTCAAAGCCTCGCGATGCTCCGCGCTGCCTTTGCGGGGTAGGACGGCGTGATGTTTGATGAGGTTCAAGAGGAGTGGTCAGAGTCAAATGACCTGGGGGCTGATGAAGACATCCGACACCAACCAACCATCCGCACTGACGTCAAATGTGACGTTGAGAAGCGTAAAGTCCACGCCCTTTCGCTGTTTTTGACTTTTTGGGCCATCAGGGTCGTGCTACCCAAGATCAGGTCAAGGGTTGTGACAGGGTACACGCATGGCGCGGCTTCGTGGCGATGCACGACGACCCAGTAACAACAAGTGGGGCACAAGTTGGCCGGGCCACCCGGACAGAAATCAATGGCGTGTTGTCGTTCTGTGTGGCATGCTTGCTCAGAGCCGCAAGCATGGCACTCAAGGCGCAGTTGACTCGTCAAACACTCTTGAATCGCGAAGTCCTTATGATCTCGGGGCAAACGAGGTCAGTGCGAGAGAACTTTGAGACTCGTCGATTACTGGCTGATCGACAGCGACGAAATTTGCAGCGTGTAGCTGTCAGATATGGCCACTGTGCGCTGGGCTGACTCTTCGGAGATGACTCGTTTGATGTGCCGGTGGCAGGCCATGCAGCCACCCCCTGCACCGCAGGCCGAAATCACTTGCCGTACAGTCTGAAGTTCGCCGATCTGCACCGATTCTCGCACCTGATCTTCCGAGACTCTCAAGCAATGACACAGGTACCGCCTCTGGCTCACCTGAGAAACCCGGCAAGCGGACTCTCGCCCGAATGTCGAATCGGTCAGGCAGGAAGTGCTGGCACCACAAGGAGTGCTTGAACCACAGGGAGTGCTGGCTCCGCAGGGTGTGCTGGCTCCGCAGGCACCTTCCATCTCACAGTATTGCGGGCTGGGACACTCG from Planctopirus ephydatiae encodes:
- a CDS encoding (2Fe-2S)-binding protein; translated protein: MTISFPIDDGRLPLTEACATVSHCDSSQGSATLEPSSAPFVAGQSSECPSPQYCEMEGACGASTPCGASTPCGSSTPCGASTSCLTDSTFGRESACRVSQVSQRRYLCHCLRVSEDQVRESVQIGELQTVRQVISACGAGGGCMACHRHIKRVISEESAQRTVAISDSYTLQISSLSISQ
- a CDS encoding DUF1559 family PulG-like putative transporter, which translates into the protein MNSSPIADHPLFPSALAQRGPSRSRSGFTLIELLVVIAIIALLIALLLPAVQQAREAARRTQCLSALHNLILAFENYESAHRSYPSGWLDSGNVCTEALSFPEPAQIPLAGNQVLTLTNWTMPDFWAWNALVLAQLDQSTININFGIPRLDSNNSCTPVAQNLQAAQTKIDIFICPSATLPNARPNNYGYSTYRGAAGTSDSNGPRYNGMLYRNSAVGKRDVTDGLGQTIVVGDSLFGFWSDGYSCCVSYPDGQQQLFDFHAANGTINLFSFGSNHGQIANFAMADGSGKSISKAIDSTIFRALQTRNGRENVGDNF
- a CDS encoding sugar phosphate isomerase/epimerase family protein; amino-acid sequence: MPAPLSRREWIATTAAAAMTAGTALTSQTVLAEGVNWQAEDAPPKITRRQPIGVSTYSFWQFKPDQKLSIEDCIQKSSAYGFDGVEILHRQMTDETPAGLRSIKQVALREGMPLVGLSTHQTFVSPKPEVRTKNIEHTIHCLELAHDLGIPTIRVNTGTWGTRKNFDDLMAHKGIEEVLEGYTVDQGFEWVIDAFGECARAAEKLGVVMGLENHWGLGRTADGVLRVIDAVKSPWLEATVDTGNFLEEQYTQFEKLLPHAVLIQAKTYYGGGNWYTLDLDYGRYAQLIKASGYRGFVSLEFEGKANASVAIPQSLAMLRAAFAG
- a CDS encoding serine/threonine-protein kinase; protein product: MPAENRPASSNSPESVPKDATPVSIPVISARERLNSLKDLGRYKIERKIGQGGMGTVFLAKDTELKRLAAIKILPEDKAQNPILVKRFRAEAQAAAQLRHDNIVTVYDSGEQDGLLYIAMEYVDGPDVFDLIQKRGRIAPRRSLDIIRQTTLALQHAYEKNIVHRDIKPSNLMIRRDGVVKITDLGLARSIDETLETNITRAGTTVGTVDYMSPEQARNSKLADIRSDIYSLGCTWYHMLTGTAPYAEGAVTNKLHAHAVKPIPDPRDINPEVPEGFVAVLQRMMAKKPADRYQTPAELLKDLDAPSLKRVSAADEIAREVARELESDEALTSARENVSSSGRQKLATSGGHQSSSGGNSRPVEHRESRPAESREEGHKPSTLPPRRAPAEGDPSAPISFDFRKLVIPLVAIAGVGALIWFGKTLADFGNVFGLGSTPVPAPVQGSFFQNNGSETAVTTPTQATPAEAAAGADQSATGTNPSPGQNSAQAQQAGASNNMSPTTTAPPIVAEQAKLPEVPKPSLTELPRWTLEPFSQTGLPVITVSTSASGPGTAKTITEAIKRITPAGAILKLSSKERHDLPTGLSIRTERLLITGDQGFATIHLLPEADGSSETTVKKSTAGEAAAGNGAKPLVPGLTIISKQVQLEKLHWLAEADVSTRLNALVRVESPRLTIRESSMTALLGSNANQERAPESLLTAVDWQNTANGATFDRGGQLLIDTLFTRGAQLGAVSISGGASQGVLRQSLFLGGDVPLVRLNSAGSNGSPNVGTNGSEVRRALLLQHVTALTSDSIVEITPPAEGQPVDGLWLGLSESVFAAMSTGKKTSSLIRAAGWPQNPNRQADESRLVDFSIASERNLCCGLSRLYDSGESTGLQVTDPLTWRRFFATDFDGQARPALWPGNSLPVNPAEIEKWSPALVDTSAIPDAPLSKNSAILGCDVTLLLTPALTDQSWSKVSTPLLKLRQQLDTANPKETTALDLATYGNDLGQLLSRSDIPQNGHLEITGFGIRTMTPVILKNRRLILTFNSPPDKAPLVIQPKPAGDKKGLFEVEGGSLEIRHAVLRGVGGGKPAPENFFVSRGGTIICRHVKIEGGMTEDWQPKDIFHLTGSGKGELNLGFVESVAQSPGRFATLQGVQSSALLLQAGIVSGVANFHVEPGLSNGTDWHQIDLRHATLLAGEGVFRLFGTAEDFRYPPVIAPDDQRKSKPQGSVRIVTDTSILGKLSGFGRSGQPAALIEVPELADLTRWAEWHSRETAIGPLPDLLIRSARRQIPLESTAWQNAWTNPSNTNLIMSPGFVAFAKTLPGQPREWKELVTNQFQLSAAAQASKAGEGGLPLGVTMEALEEIGPLKKGKPASSNTEKSNTKTNPGF